Proteins co-encoded in one bacterium genomic window:
- a CDS encoding (2Fe-2S)-binding protein, whose protein sequence is MMKLRVNGKPRSIDVQPDMPLLWVLRDVIGLTGTKFGCGAALCGACTVHVDGRPIRSCVTPVAAVSGKHITTIEAIGATPGGRKIQQAWLDLEVVQCGYCQSGQIMSAAALLASNSHPTDADIDAAMAGNICRCGTYTRIRAAIKRAAKATSTAGKGG, encoded by the coding sequence GTGATGAAATTGAGGGTCAACGGCAAACCGCGATCAATTGACGTGCAGCCGGACATGCCTTTGCTATGGGTACTGCGAGACGTCATTGGTCTGACCGGGACGAAGTTTGGCTGCGGCGCGGCGCTGTGCGGCGCCTGCACGGTCCACGTCGACGGCCGGCCGATCCGTTCGTGTGTGACGCCCGTCGCCGCGGTGAGCGGGAAGCACATCACCACGATCGAGGCCATCGGCGCCACGCCGGGTGGCAGGAAAATCCAACAGGCGTGGCTCGATCTCGAGGTCGTACAGTGCGGCTATTGCCAGTCCGGCCAGATTATGTCCGCCGCCGCTCTGCTCGCGAGTAATTCCCATCCCACGGACGCCGACATCGACGCGGCCATGGCGGGCAACATCTGCCGGTGCGGGACCTACACCCGTATCCGCGCCGCCATCAAGCGCGCCGCGAAGGCAACGTCGACCGCCGGCAAGGGAGGCTGA
- a CDS encoding LuxR C-terminal-related transcriptional regulator, whose product MVLDNFEHLLPAATLIGKLLATCPGLHALVTSREPLNLRQEQRLLIEGLALPDLTRPTAAAVAQAPSGALFLERTKLVRPDFAVTAASAPALAELLRTLDGIPLAIEVAAARSNVLSPAGMLARLRGEALLTTAEARDAPARHHTLNDAIEWSYKLLDRGEQEVFRQLGAFVGGWTLDAADEVVQPRDAREAVWKILVSLVEKSLAQAEAIDSTDRRYRMLEPIREYALARLTESGELDAVRGRHGDYYLALAERAAPELWGSEEQSWGRRLEQEHENFRAALRWAKGRGDSERLLRLAGALADFWFVRSYLQEGRRWLEEALALSPDAPTPLRARALVGAGRLAALQGDGTSARALLRESLQLAESLHDSTASARALSRLGVVALLEGDGPEAQALEERSLALYREFDDLRRSADATDATLNLAWAVVLLGNLERAEAFFIEGLEQSRVVGSKRTAAYAMSGLAWVKLKGHDAAGAAALACTAITAAGEAGRSRAPWVAVTIAALVSAHRDELQHAVRLLAAVEAWSNWTADVFVSRVLLREVETYPEFIAGARQKLGESVYEAAVTEGRAMSAREAVDMARACVEPLAADGPGGAGPVAHPLLSQREQAVLRLIADGLPNKQIGTALGLSPRTVKTYVNSAMNKLGADNRSHAVVVAIRRGLL is encoded by the coding sequence TTGGTCCTCGACAACTTCGAGCACCTCCTGCCCGCCGCGACGCTCATTGGCAAACTGCTGGCCACCTGCCCAGGCTTGCATGCGCTGGTGACGAGTCGCGAACCGCTAAACCTCCGCCAAGAGCAACGCCTGCTCATCGAGGGATTGGCGCTGCCTGACCTCACCCGACCGACCGCTGCAGCTGTCGCCCAGGCGCCGTCGGGCGCCCTCTTCCTTGAACGGACCAAGTTGGTCCGGCCCGATTTTGCCGTGACGGCGGCGAGCGCGCCGGCGCTGGCCGAACTGCTGCGCACGCTCGACGGAATTCCCCTGGCCATCGAGGTCGCCGCGGCGCGCAGTAATGTCTTGTCCCCGGCCGGGATGCTGGCGCGGCTGCGGGGGGAGGCCTTGCTCACCACAGCGGAGGCACGCGATGCGCCGGCCCGGCACCACACTCTCAACGACGCCATCGAGTGGAGTTATAAGTTGCTGGACCGGGGCGAGCAGGAAGTGTTTCGTCAGCTTGGCGCGTTCGTGGGCGGATGGACGCTGGATGCCGCCGACGAGGTCGTTCAGCCTCGCGACGCCCGCGAAGCCGTGTGGAAGATCCTCGTGTCGCTCGTGGAGAAGAGCCTGGCGCAGGCCGAAGCGATCGATAGCACCGATCGCCGGTATCGGATGCTGGAACCGATCCGTGAGTACGCGCTGGCCCGGCTGACAGAGAGCGGGGAGCTCGACGCCGTCCGCGGGCGGCACGGGGATTACTACCTGGCGCTGGCGGAGCGGGCGGCGCCGGAGTTGTGGGGAAGCGAGGAACAGTCGTGGGGCCGCCGTCTGGAGCAAGAGCACGAGAATTTCCGGGCGGCGCTGCGGTGGGCCAAGGGCCGAGGAGACAGCGAACGTCTTCTCCGTCTCGCAGGGGCGCTGGCAGATTTCTGGTTCGTCCGCAGTTACCTGCAGGAGGGGCGCCGGTGGCTGGAGGAGGCTCTCGCGCTGAGCCCGGACGCCCCTACGCCCCTCCGCGCAAGGGCGCTTGTGGGCGCGGGCAGGCTCGCGGCATTGCAGGGCGACGGCACGTCGGCTCGGGCGCTCCTGCGGGAGTCGCTGCAGCTCGCGGAGAGCCTCCATGATTCGACCGCGTCGGCCCGTGCGCTCTCCCGTCTCGGCGTCGTCGCCCTGCTCGAGGGGGACGGCCCCGAGGCGCAGGCGCTGGAGGAACGAAGCCTCGCGCTGTACCGAGAGTTCGACGACCTTCGAAGATCCGCGGACGCGACGGACGCGACGCTCAACTTGGCGTGGGCCGTGGTGCTGCTGGGGAATCTAGAGCGTGCCGAGGCTTTCTTCATCGAGGGCCTTGAGCAATCCCGGGTGGTCGGGAGTAAACGCACGGCCGCGTACGCGATGAGCGGCCTGGCCTGGGTCAAACTCAAGGGGCACGACGCCGCTGGAGCCGCCGCCCTGGCTTGCACCGCGATCACCGCGGCGGGGGAGGCTGGTCGGTCGCGCGCTCCGTGGGTTGCCGTGACGATCGCCGCCCTGGTGAGCGCTCACCGTGACGAGCTTCAACACGCTGTTCGGCTGCTGGCCGCGGTCGAGGCCTGGAGCAATTGGACCGCAGACGTCTTCGTCTCTCGGGTCCTCTTGCGAGAGGTCGAAACCTACCCCGAGTTCATCGCCGGCGCGCGCCAGAAGTTGGGGGAGTCCGTCTACGAGGCGGCCGTCACCGAGGGTCGGGCGATGTCGGCGAGAGAGGCGGTAGACATGGCGCGGGCATGTGTTGAGCCTCTCGCCGCGGACGGTCCGGGTGGCGCTGGCCCCGTTGCCCATCCACTGTTAAGCCAGCGTGAACAAGCAGTGCTGCGGCTCATTGCCGACGGCTTGCCCAACAAACAGATCGGGACTGCATTGGGGCTTTCCCCGCGCACGGTGAAAACGTACGTAAACTCGGCGATGAACAAATTGGGGGCGGACAACCGCTCGCACGCTGTCGTCGTGGCGATTCGACGCGGACTGCTGTGA
- a CDS encoding UBP-type zinc finger domain-containing protein: protein MTCTHLNQIRKVSPSGTGCKECLQTGDTWVHLRLCLTCGHVGCCDDSKNRHATKHFHATRHPLIQSFEPGEDWRWCYIDEIVL from the coding sequence ATGACCTGCACACATCTGAATCAAATCCGCAAAGTCTCGCCCTCGGGCACAGGATGCAAGGAGTGTCTGCAGACCGGCGACACCTGGGTGCATCTCCGATTGTGCTTGACCTGCGGGCATGTCGGCTGTTGCGATGACTCGAAGAACCGCCACGCAACCAAGCATTTTCACGCCACGCGACATCCGCTCATCCAATCCTTCGAACCCGGAGAGGACTGGCGGTGGTGCTACATCGATGAGATCGTTCTCTGA